A genomic region of Lachnoclostridium edouardi contains the following coding sequences:
- the cdd gene encoding cytidine deaminase: MEINQLIKTAMEALPLSYAPYSKFHVAAALLGRDGKVYTGVNVENASYPAGMCAERTAFFKAVSEGCREFQAIVICGGKNGKVEDFCPPCGICRQVMREFCKPEEFQVILAVSQTEYKIYTLEELLPVSFGPDQLKKENPGIFCT, translated from the coding sequence ATGGAAATAAATCAGTTGATCAAAACTGCTATGGAAGCTTTACCATTGTCCTACGCTCCATATTCAAAGTTTCATGTGGCGGCAGCCTTGCTTGGAAGGGACGGAAAAGTTTATACTGGAGTAAATGTGGAAAACGCCTCATATCCGGCCGGCATGTGTGCAGAAAGAACGGCCTTTTTTAAAGCAGTCAGTGAAGGCTGCAGAGAGTTTCAGGCCATTGTTATATGCGGAGGAAAAAACGGAAAAGTGGAGGACTTTTGCCCGCCCTGCGGAATCTGCAGACAAGTTATGAGAGAGTTCTGTAAACCAGAAGAATTCCAGGTTATTTTAGCTGTTTCTCAAACAGAATATAAGATTTACACGCTGGAAGAATTGCTGCCTGTAAGCTTTGGGCCAGATCAGCTAAAAAAAGAAAACCCAGGTATTTTTTGTACTTAA
- a CDS encoding spore coat associated protein CotJA — protein sequence MDYFMNPNYSDCGCQNQAPQFTMPSSPSTSRGYVSTGSVQCPGSVTGPVECYPIGMGYVPVQQWGQTYNLERALSRGTIFPELDLPFVMGRCQ from the coding sequence ATGGATTATTTTATGAATCCCAATTATTCGGACTGCGGATGTCAGAATCAGGCGCCTCAGTTCACTATGCCGTCCTCTCCCTCTACTTCCAGGGGGTATGTATCCACTGGTTCCGTTCAATGTCCAGGTTCCGTAACCGGTCCGGTAGAATGTTATCCTATTGGTATGGGTTATGTTCCCGTTCAGCAATGGGGGCAGACCTACAATCTGGAACGCGCCTTATCCAGAGGAACTATTTTCCCGGAACTTGACTTACCATTCGTTATGGGGAGGTGTCAATAA
- a CDS encoding AI-2E family transporter yields MKNIRFRTYIYWGITAIAVIGLSVAFVFLMIHIDKVKAYAGIMVDILKPIIYGAILAYLLNPIYNKTNNAVEQILKKNKILQKKASSLSKMAATVVSLVVLFSVITGLMWLLIPQLVTSIRGIIDTLPAGLANLESWIMGLLEGDPANAQMAMEAYSYISYYLEDWVNTSLTPNMDKIIKSVSSGLWTVFVSGVSSSVWSMIITLKNFLIGIIVMVYLLNIKEMFAAQSKKIVYGVFPLKLANKLITEVRFIHKVFGGFIIGKLLDSLIIGILCFLCLNLMNMPYALLVSVIVGVTNVIPFFGPFIGAIPSAFLILLVSPMECLYFIIFVFLLQQFDGNILGPKILGDSTGLQSFWVLFSILVFGGMFGFVGMIIGVPTFAVIYRLTKEGIEASLKKKSLSGHTEDYDGLDYIDEEEKNFVKATKELK; encoded by the coding sequence ATGAAAAATATTAGATTCAGAACCTATATTTATTGGGGCATCACTGCTATTGCAGTAATTGGATTAAGTGTGGCATTTGTGTTTTTAATGATACACATTGACAAAGTAAAAGCGTATGCCGGAATTATGGTGGATATTTTAAAACCAATTATATACGGAGCGATTTTAGCATATTTGCTGAACCCAATTTATAACAAAACAAATAATGCTGTAGAGCAGATTTTAAAAAAGAACAAGATTCTTCAGAAAAAGGCGTCCAGCCTGTCTAAAATGGCGGCGACTGTAGTCAGTCTGGTTGTATTGTTTTCCGTAATTACCGGATTAATGTGGCTTTTAATCCCTCAGTTAGTTACAAGTATACGGGGAATTATTGACACTTTGCCTGCCGGTCTGGCCAATTTAGAGTCGTGGATTATGGGACTTTTAGAGGGCGATCCTGCTAACGCTCAAATGGCAATGGAGGCGTACAGCTATATTAGTTATTATTTAGAGGATTGGGTAAATACCAGCCTGACCCCTAACATGGACAAGATTATTAAAAGCGTATCCAGCGGATTGTGGACTGTATTTGTAAGCGGCGTATCCAGCAGTGTGTGGAGTATGATCATAACTTTGAAAAACTTTTTGATTGGAATTATTGTTATGGTTTATTTGCTGAACATAAAGGAAATGTTTGCAGCGCAGTCTAAGAAAATAGTTTACGGTGTTTTTCCTTTAAAACTGGCTAATAAACTGATTACAGAAGTAAGATTTATCCATAAGGTATTTGGCGGATTTATTATAGGAAAGCTGTTAGATTCTCTGATCATTGGTATACTGTGCTTTTTGTGCTTAAATCTTATGAATATGCCTTATGCTCTTTTAGTCAGCGTAATTGTGGGAGTAACTAATGTTATACCATTTTTCGGACCATTTATCGGGGCAATTCCAAGTGCATTTTTGATTTTATTAGTAAGTCCAATGGAGTGTTTGTATTTCATAATATTTGTATTTCTTCTTCAGCAGTTTGACGGAAATATTTTGGGTCCAAAGATTCTGGGAGATTCCACAGGACTTCAAAGTTTCTGGGTGCTGTTTTCCATTTTAGTGTTCGGCGGCATGTTTGGCTTTGTGGGAATGATTATCGGCGTGCCTACATTTGCAGTTATTTATCGGCTTACTAAAGAGGGAATTGAGGCTTCCTTAAAGAAAAAATCATTATCTGGTCATACTGAGGACTATGACGGACTAGATTATATAGACGAGGAAGAAAAGAACTTTGTAAAGGCAACCAAGGAACTGAAGTAA
- a CDS encoding spore coat protein CotJB: protein MNHSSCCSSSCCTNMGNAGAQTPNFQNYSPSQLMTLIYQTGFALDDILLYLDTHPCDSDALNYYQYVKNIYNQAVNVYTVQCGHLRKDQVKPGNYWDWITETWPWEGGNN, encoded by the coding sequence ATGAATCATTCTTCTTGTTGTAGTTCATCCTGCTGTACCAATATGGGAAATGCCGGTGCTCAGACGCCAAATTTCCAGAATTACAGCCCGTCTCAGCTTATGACCTTAATTTACCAAACTGGTTTTGCCTTGGATGATATTCTTCTTTATCTGGATACGCACCCCTGTGATTCTGACGCTTTAAATTATTATCAATATGTAAAAAATATTTATAATCAGGCTGTCAATGTTTATACAGTTCAATGCGGCCATTTGCGCAAGGACCAGGTAAAGCCTGGAAATTATTGGGATTGGATCACAGAAACCTGGCCTTGGGAAGGAGGGAATAACTAA
- a CDS encoding manganese catalase family protein — MWVYEKRLQYPVNIKTPNAQMAQFIMSQYGGPDGEIGASMRYLSQRYSMPYKECKALLTDIGTEELAHLEMVATIVHQLTRNLTAEQLVEQGFGPYYIDHTAGIWPQAAGGIPFNACEFQSKGDTITDLYEDMAAEQKARSTYDNILRVVKDPDVCDPIRYLRKREIVHFQRFGEAMRITQDRLDSKNFYAFNPAFDKQPKTAANTSCSCQKSPCQKPVC, encoded by the coding sequence ATGTGGGTTTATGAAAAAAGACTGCAGTATCCTGTAAATATTAAGACGCCTAACGCACAAATGGCCCAGTTTATTATGAGCCAGTATGGAGGACCTGACGGAGAAATCGGCGCCTCCATGCGTTATTTATCTCAGCGGTATAGTATGCCATATAAAGAGTGCAAAGCTTTGCTTACTGATATTGGAACAGAGGAGCTGGCACATTTAGAAATGGTTGCTACTATTGTTCATCAGCTTACCAGAAATCTGACGGCAGAACAGCTGGTAGAGCAGGGCTTTGGTCCTTACTATATTGACCATACAGCCGGCATCTGGCCTCAGGCTGCAGGAGGAATCCCCTTTAATGCCTGCGAATTCCAATCTAAAGGCGATACTATCACTGATTTATATGAAGATATGGCCGCGGAGCAGAAAGCTCGCTCCACATACGACAATATTCTCAGAGTCGTAAAGGATCCCGACGTTTGCGATCCTATCCGCTATTTGAGAAAAAGAGAAATTGTACATTTCCAAAGATTCGGAGAAGCTATGCGTATTACTCAGGACCGTTTAGACAGCAAGAATTTCTATGCATTTAACCCTGCATTTGACAAACAGCCGAAAACAGCTGCAAATACAAGCTGCAGCTGCCAAAAATCTCCATGTCAAAAACCAGTTTGTTAA
- a CDS encoding RraA family protein, with the protein MKKEWNLSPEQLKREREIMEKLKQFDTPTITNVVASYPNDKNCLRLYNPWYGRWYTDATLKCMFPQLGRTVGYAVTATYGLPDHDYSHGSLIGDVFDAIKESPQPVVLCVKQEMPEEMKMRNGLLGGNMMTSFKRAGIVGAITDGASRDVDEIRPLGVQYMVTGICAGHGDLSLQAINDTVDICGMRVSPGDIIHMDENGAVKFPREYLEDVLEKATAMQKFESKAQPMLAKAESGKEINDILAGLYD; encoded by the coding sequence ATGAAGAAAGAGTGGAATTTATCACCAGAGCAGTTAAAAAGAGAAAGAGAAATTATGGAGAAGCTGAAACAGTTTGATACACCTACTATTACTAATGTAGTAGCCAGCTATCCAAATGACAAAAATTGTCTGCGTCTTTACAATCCCTGGTATGGAAGATGGTATACAGACGCAACCTTAAAATGTATGTTCCCTCAGTTAGGAAGAACTGTTGGATATGCAGTAACTGCTACATACGGTCTGCCTGACCACGACTACAGCCATGGAAGTCTGATTGGAGATGTTTTTGACGCCATTAAGGAATCTCCGCAGCCTGTAGTGCTTTGTGTAAAGCAGGAGATGCCAGAGGAAATGAAAATGCGCAACGGACTTTTAGGAGGCAATATGATGACTTCCTTTAAAAGAGCCGGCATTGTAGGGGCTATTACAGACGGAGCTTCCAGAGATGTAGATGAAATCAGACCTTTAGGCGTACAGTACATGGTTACTGGAATCTGTGCAGGTCACGGAGATTTGTCCCTTCAGGCCATTAATGACACTGTAGACATTTGCGGCATGAGAGTAAGCCCTGGAGATATTATCCACATGGATGAAAACGGCGCAGTAAAATTTCCAAGAGAATATCTGGAGGATGTATTAGAAAAAGCTACAGCAATGCAGAAATTTGAATCTAAAGCTCAGCCTATGCTGGCTAAGGCAGAGTCAGGAAAAGAAATTAATGATATTCTGGCAGGGCTGTACGACTAA
- a CDS encoding HPr family phosphocarrier protein → MTKVQISFWGMDSIMKFIEIVENYSYHVDLACGSYLVDAKSMLAVFAMRLASDLELIIHSEQCDDLLNDLEVYIDQRKLENQARAICYSR, encoded by the coding sequence ATGACAAAAGTGCAGATTAGTTTTTGGGGTATGGATTCCATTATGAAATTTATTGAGATTGTTGAAAATTACAGCTATCATGTGGATTTGGCCTGTGGTAGTTATCTTGTAGATGCAAAATCCATGTTGGCCGTATTTGCCATGAGACTGGCAAGTGATCTGGAACTGATTATTCACAGCGAGCAGTGCGACGACCTGCTGAATGATTTGGAGGTCTATATAGATCAGAGAAAATTAGAAAATCAAGCAAGAGCTATCTGCTACAGCAGGTAG
- a CDS encoding ABC transporter permease — translation MKNKDIFHRIRRVQGLNALVPLIVIVIFISILRPSFLTGDNIMNVFRQASVYAIMATGMTFVLLTGGVDLSQGSVLALCCVTCALSIGATENMWVGIIVAILTGGVIGLLNGVVIAYMKLPPFIMTLGSMYMVRGLALWVTNSTQVSVKGYPVFTFIGQGFLFGIPFPVFVFIIIGAVAALFLTYFATGRCIFAVGSNKESARLSGVKVEKILVLVYTLSAICVSLAAVVYLSRLTAAQPTAGESYEMEAIAAAVVGGTSQAGGEGGILGSLIGAVIIAVIRNGLVLLGVGSYFTKIVVGLIIVLAVALDVTRRRLAVNK, via the coding sequence ATGAAGAACAAAGATATTTTTCACCGCATAAGAAGGGTGCAGGGGTTGAATGCACTGGTGCCCTTAATTGTTATTGTAATATTCATTTCCATTTTGCGGCCCAGTTTTCTTACTGGAGATAATATTATGAACGTATTCCGCCAGGCCTCAGTTTATGCCATTATGGCTACAGGCATGACCTTTGTGCTTCTTACTGGAGGAGTGGATTTGTCCCAGGGGTCGGTTTTGGCGCTGTGCTGTGTAACGTGCGCATTAAGTATTGGGGCGACTGAAAACATGTGGGTGGGCATTATTGTGGCCATTTTAACGGGAGGAGTTATTGGTCTTTTAAATGGGGTGGTTATTGCCTATATGAAGCTTCCGCCTTTTATAATGACCTTAGGCTCTATGTATATGGTCAGAGGATTGGCGCTGTGGGTTACTAATTCTACACAAGTGTCTGTAAAGGGATATCCTGTGTTTACCTTTATTGGTCAGGGCTTTCTATTTGGAATTCCATTTCCTGTTTTTGTATTTATTATTATTGGAGCTGTTGCGGCATTATTTTTGACTTACTTTGCAACTGGAAGATGTATTTTTGCAGTGGGCTCTAACAAGGAATCAGCCAGGCTGTCAGGCGTAAAAGTAGAAAAAATATTGGTGCTTGTGTACACACTTTCCGCTATTTGTGTAAGTCTTGCCGCCGTTGTATATTTATCACGTTTAACTGCCGCACAGCCTACGGCAGGCGAAAGCTATGAAATGGAGGCCATTGCAGCTGCAGTTGTAGGCGGCACCAGCCAGGCAGGCGGAGAGGGCGGTATTTTAGGCTCTCTTATAGGAGCTGTAATTATTGCAGTAATCCGAAACGGACTGGTTCTTCTGGGAGTAGGCAGTTATTTTACGAAAATCGTTGTGGGACTGATTATTGTTCTGGCAGTAGCTTTAGATGTTACAAGGCGCAGATTAGCAGTGAATAAATAA
- a CDS encoding LacI family DNA-binding transcriptional regulator translates to MKNNIDLNKPTTLKDVAKLADVSAMTVSNALNHKGSLSSQTYEKIMKAVKELNYTPNHVAQSLRNSKSNTIGVVMSDASCYVFSEILKGITAAAAQHNYNILLSNTVQDPSVEAKAIDLLLSSRIDGLIIVAPLTFSQKDIEHLKSLNIPFVILMRTSPFTDAEYVVNDNFSGSYQSLRYLYDTGSRDFFFMTIDSSSGYDRIRGYSHFLSEHGLNFQDFPRDAALPQIQDGYNSMKKIIQQGFHRGAVCCGCDLMAIGAMNAILEAGFSIPGDFRLIGYDDLEMSQYLRVPLTTVRQPFYQIGQEGVRVLQNRLMNPDSPMQSVILQPELIIRQST, encoded by the coding sequence ATGAAAAATAATATAGATTTAAATAAACCTACTACATTAAAGGACGTGGCAAAATTGGCCGACGTATCTGCCATGACTGTATCTAATGCTTTAAACCACAAAGGCAGCTTATCCAGCCAAACATATGAAAAGATTATGAAGGCAGTTAAGGAGTTAAACTATACTCCTAACCACGTGGCCCAAAGTCTTAGAAACTCTAAATCTAATACTATTGGCGTTGTAATGTCAGACGCCTCCTGCTATGTTTTTTCAGAAATATTAAAAGGAATCACCGCAGCTGCCGCCCAGCACAACTACAATATTCTTCTATCTAATACTGTTCAGGATCCATCTGTGGAGGCGAAAGCGATTGACCTGCTTCTCAGCAGCAGAATCGACGGTTTGATTATTGTGGCTCCTTTAACTTTCAGCCAGAAAGATATTGAACATTTAAAATCCTTAAATATTCCCTTTGTTATTTTAATGCGTACCAGCCCTTTTACAGATGCTGAATATGTTGTAAATGACAACTTTTCCGGCAGCTATCAAAGCCTTCGCTATCTTTATGATACAGGCAGCAGGGATTTCTTTTTTATGACTATTGATTCCTCCAGCGGATATGACAGAATCAGAGGCTACAGCCATTTTTTGTCTGAGCACGGGCTTAATTTTCAGGATTTTCCAAGGGATGCCGCTCTCCCTCAAATACAGGACGGCTATAATTCCATGAAAAAAATAATTCAGCAGGGATTTCACCGGGGGGCCGTCTGCTGCGGCTGTGATTTAATGGCGATTGGCGCTATGAACGCAATATTAGAAGCAGGATTTTCCATTCCTGGGGATTTTCGCTTGATCGGATATGACGATTTAGAAATGAGCCAGTATCTTAGAGTTCCTCTGACTACTGTCCGCCAGCCATTTTACCAAATTGGGCAGGAAGGCGTCAGAGTACTTCAAAATAGGCTGATGAACCCTGACTCCCCTATGCAGTCAGTAATTCTTCAGCCAGAATTAATCATCCGCCAGTCTACATAA
- a CDS encoding sugar ABC transporter substrate-binding protein: MTKGNMKKVGLLLAAAITFGMLAGCSSSKDKGPSATEAQSQMESQESQNNEGGTGLSGDGKTIAFVPKQLGNPYFVAIRDAIEEKATEQGFKFECNAPDSSIEVDKQISICEAFVNQGVDVLIIIPNDATAIVDVINSAAEKGIAVFLVDSGADESDYISYIGTDNYAGGVLAAQWFEENITGKVAVIDGAAGNAATTARRNGFIDTLEGSEKIEIVSTDYGNGDMATSMTVAENYLTAYPDLTAIFCCDDAMAQGAGQAVAASGKDIFVCGFDGSPDGAQAIMDGVMDMTIAQTPKIMGELAVEYATAYLNGETVDPVINTECEIVLPENAEDYLNWH, encoded by the coding sequence ATGACAAAAGGTAATATGAAAAAAGTCGGATTATTGTTAGCGGCAGCTATAACATTTGGAATGCTTGCAGGCTGTTCGTCATCAAAAGATAAGGGTCCTTCTGCCACAGAGGCCCAGAGCCAGATGGAAAGTCAGGAGAGCCAGAATAATGAGGGGGGAACCGGGCTTTCAGGGGATGGAAAGACCATTGCCTTTGTTCCAAAACAGCTGGGCAATCCGTATTTTGTGGCTATTCGAGATGCCATTGAGGAGAAGGCCACAGAGCAGGGATTTAAATTTGAATGTAACGCTCCTGATTCTTCTATTGAGGTGGATAAACAGATTAGTATCTGCGAGGCTTTTGTAAATCAGGGAGTGGATGTTTTGATTATTATTCCCAATGACGCCACGGCTATTGTAGATGTAATTAACAGCGCGGCTGAAAAAGGAATTGCAGTATTTTTAGTAGATTCCGGCGCTGATGAATCTGACTATATTTCCTATATTGGAACAGATAACTATGCAGGAGGCGTATTGGCTGCACAGTGGTTTGAAGAAAATATTACTGGAAAAGTAGCTGTAATTGACGGAGCTGCAGGCAACGCCGCTACTACTGCCAGAAGAAACGGATTTATAGATACATTGGAAGGTTCTGAGAAAATAGAGATAGTTTCTACTGATTATGGCAATGGAGATATGGCCACATCTATGACTGTAGCTGAAAATTATTTAACAGCTTATCCTGATTTAACAGCTATTTTCTGCTGCGACGACGCTATGGCCCAGGGAGCAGGACAGGCTGTGGCGGCAAGCGGAAAAGATATATTTGTATGTGGTTTCGACGGTTCTCCAGATGGAGCTCAGGCAATTATGGACGGAGTTATGGATATGACAATAGCTCAGACGCCTAAGATTATGGGAGAGCTGGCTGTAGAGTATGCAACAGCCTATTTAAATGGAGAAACTGTAGATCCAGTTATTAATACAGAGTGTGAAATAGTTCTGCCTGAAAATGCTGAGGATTATTTAAATTGGCATTAA
- a CDS encoding SpoIID/LytB domain-containing protein — MRDYHKFVSWVAGIPVLIIILIVIIVTHETKDDGISRAIASKAVALAFASREECEQLAAGREQSSFPTGKEDSWYVKYMDYLFEKGYLSEELTKADARSAESYLTYGEAEYLAESVSKQLKGKIKATKKNRDQYIPKDEWWLFYDSMIARMEEENHVEQKNILIYGTPYNVKEAPAWTAYSDQGTIGFEGLALDAYIDCEISVIMRDSELIAVTKKVSDKVVYENVWLAQGEEGKCLVYVGNITRQIETGLKEEKQKELYNNLADITLEKGKLKKAELKKGKRIRGRVLSVKADYIEIEGYGPLAVSPTFQVFKTYGTFEKKKLEDILVGYDLQEFVVSDGVLCAALIEREFDAKTIRVLLMNTGFQGVFHSSLTLSCTGAMTISSEEGKEEKLEKGSQLVLTPEDERLAQGRLIITPEEGCEISIKEIERGQGTPAYGGRLEISSEEGGLVAVNELYLEEYLKKVVPSEMPASYEKEALKAQAVCARTYAYKQIQSNGYSQYGAHVDDSTNYQVYNNSKQDERTDQAVNETYGKILKYNGKPIDAFYFSTSCGTTTDGSVWGGDPSSMPYLKSVALRDDRKVLSWDSEEEFSQFIKSKNYSAYDSEYPMFRWETVTTSQILGEKVTGIGAVTGLKITDRGPGGSARELEITGESGNKTVTGQNQIRYILGNSQLEITQKDGKKITGWDSLPSGFFTVEKKDGRYYIYGGGYGHGAGMSQNGAQGMAKKGKTYDAILKFFYDGVEIADIEQP; from the coding sequence ATGAGGGATTATCACAAATTTGTAAGCTGGGTGGCAGGAATACCTGTCCTGATTATAATTTTAATTGTCATTATTGTTACTCACGAGACAAAGGATGACGGAATATCCAGAGCTATTGCTTCCAAAGCAGTAGCCCTGGCTTTTGCATCCAGAGAAGAATGTGAGCAGCTGGCAGCTGGCAGGGAACAGTCTTCTTTTCCCACGGGAAAAGAAGATTCCTGGTATGTAAAATATATGGATTATCTGTTTGAAAAGGGTTATTTGTCTGAGGAACTGACAAAGGCGGACGCCAGATCAGCAGAAAGCTACCTGACGTATGGGGAAGCAGAGTATTTAGCAGAATCTGTATCTAAACAGCTGAAGGGTAAAATAAAGGCCACAAAGAAAAACAGAGATCAGTATATACCAAAGGATGAGTGGTGGCTGTTTTATGATTCTATGATTGCCAGAATGGAAGAAGAGAATCATGTAGAACAGAAAAATATTTTAATTTATGGCACGCCTTACAATGTAAAAGAGGCTCCGGCCTGGACGGCATATTCAGATCAAGGCACCATAGGATTTGAAGGGCTTGCCTTAGATGCGTACATAGACTGTGAAATAAGTGTAATAATGAGAGACAGCGAGTTAATTGCTGTAACGAAAAAAGTTTCTGATAAGGTTGTATATGAAAATGTGTGGCTGGCTCAGGGGGAAGAGGGAAAATGTCTTGTATATGTAGGAAATATTACAAGGCAGATTGAGACCGGCTTAAAAGAAGAGAAGCAGAAGGAGCTTTACAACAACCTGGCGGACATTACTCTGGAAAAAGGAAAACTGAAAAAAGCAGAGCTGAAAAAGGGAAAACGTATCAGAGGCAGAGTTTTGTCTGTAAAGGCGGATTATATAGAAATAGAAGGATATGGGCCTTTAGCAGTAAGCCCTACATTCCAGGTTTTTAAAACATATGGCACATTTGAGAAGAAAAAGCTAGAAGATATTTTAGTAGGATATGATCTTCAGGAATTTGTAGTGTCAGACGGAGTTTTGTGCGCAGCCTTAATTGAGAGAGAATTTGATGCAAAAACAATCCGGGTGCTGTTAATGAACACAGGATTTCAGGGAGTTTTTCATTCCTCCTTAACATTAAGCTGCACAGGAGCTATGACCATTTCTTCAGAGGAGGGAAAAGAGGAGAAACTGGAAAAGGGAAGTCAGCTGGTTTTGACGCCTGAAGATGAAAGACTGGCTCAGGGGCGTTTGATTATTACCCCGGAGGAGGGCTGCGAAATTTCTATTAAAGAAATAGAAAGAGGGCAGGGAACTCCGGCTTATGGAGGAAGACTGGAGATTTCTTCTGAGGAAGGCGGCCTGGTGGCGGTGAATGAGCTTTATCTGGAGGAATATTTAAAAAAGGTAGTTCCCAGTGAAATGCCTGCCAGCTACGAAAAAGAAGCTTTGAAAGCTCAGGCAGTCTGCGCCAGAACTTATGCGTACAAACAAATCCAGAGCAACGGATACAGCCAGTATGGCGCTCATGTAGATGACAGCACAAACTATCAGGTTTATAATAACAGCAAACAGGATGAAAGAACGGATCAGGCTGTAAATGAGACATATGGGAAGATTTTAAAATATAACGGAAAACCTATTGACGCATTTTACTTTTCTACTTCCTGCGGCACCACCACAGACGGCAGCGTTTGGGGAGGAGATCCCTCCAGCATGCCTTACTTAAAAAGCGTGGCTTTGAGAGATGACAGAAAGGTTTTGTCCTGGGACAGTGAAGAGGAGTTTAGCCAGTTTATAAAGAGCAAAAATTATTCTGCATATGACTCAGAATATCCTATGTTTCGTTGGGAGACAGTAACCACCAGCCAGATTTTAGGAGAAAAGGTGACGGGAATCGGCGCTGTAACCGGATTGAAAATAACTGACAGAGGTCCGGGAGGAAGCGCCAGAGAGTTAGAGATTACTGGAGAGTCGGGAAATAAAACTGTAACTGGTCAGAATCAGATTCGGTATATTTTAGGGAACAGCCAGCTGGAAATTACCCAAAAGGACGGCAAGAAAATAACAGGATGGGACAGTCTGCCCAGTGGCTTTTTTACGGTGGAAAAGAAAGACGGCCGATATTATATATATGGAGGCGGCTATGGACATGGAGCCGGTATGAGCCAAAACGGGGCTCAGGGCATGGCTAAAAAAGGAAAAACCTATGATGCAATTTTAAAGTTTTTCTATGACGGAGTAGAAATTGCTGATATTGAACAGCCGTAA
- a CDS encoding 2-keto-3-deoxygluconate permease, which produces MDEYSEKILRLLGKVPAGIMIIPLLLGALINTFCPEILQIGTYTTATFTSAGTISITGVFFVCVGAQLQMREIPKVIRRGGTLLIAKFAVGAILGIAVGKLFGAEGFLGISSLAIISAVTNSNGGIYVSLMNIYGDETDVASVSLLSINDGPFLTLVAMGASGLASIDLMSLVSTILPIIIGMILGNFGSKIKEFLDSGTKILIPFIGFCLGGGINMANIVKSGISGILLGLICMFAGGIFILVCDKIIAGRPGYAAWAVSTTAGNAVLVPASVALIDPTLTETAALAAPQVAAAVVVTAIAAPIMTNFWAKKYGCPKYPLAEK; this is translated from the coding sequence GTGGATGAGTATTCAGAGAAAATTTTAAGGCTTTTGGGCAAGGTCCCTGCCGGAATTATGATTATTCCTTTACTGTTAGGCGCGTTGATTAACACTTTCTGTCCTGAGATTCTGCAAATAGGAACTTATACTACAGCTACTTTTACCAGCGCTGGTACAATTTCTATTACAGGCGTGTTTTTTGTATGTGTTGGCGCGCAGCTGCAGATGAGGGAAATACCAAAAGTAATCAGAAGAGGGGGAACCCTTCTGATAGCTAAGTTTGCAGTTGGGGCTATACTTGGAATTGCAGTTGGAAAGCTGTTTGGAGCAGAAGGATTTTTAGGAATTTCTTCCTTGGCGATTATCAGCGCAGTGACAAACTCCAACGGCGGTATTTATGTATCCCTTATGAATATTTACGGGGATGAAACAGATGTGGCTTCTGTCAGCCTTCTGTCAATTAATGACGGACCTTTTCTTACTTTAGTGGCAATGGGCGCGTCTGGACTGGCCAGTATTGATTTAATGTCCTTAGTGTCCACTATACTGCCTATTATTATTGGTATGATATTAGGAAACTTCGGCAGTAAAATTAAAGAATTTTTAGATTCAGGTACGAAAATTCTGATTCCGTTTATTGGCTTCTGTTTAGGCGGCGGAATTAATATGGCTAATATAGTAAAAAGCGGTATTTCTGGAATTCTGTTAGGATTAATTTGTATGTTTGCAGGCGGGATTTTTATCTTAGTTTGTGATAAAATAATAGCAGGAAGGCCTGGATATGCGGCATGGGCAGTATCTACTACAGCGGGAAACGCAGTGCTGGTGCCTGCGTCAGTGGCATTGATTGACCCTACATTAACAGAGACAGCAGCTTTAGCGGCTCCTCAGGTAGCGGCGGCAGTTGTAGTGACAGCTATTGCGGCTCCTATAATGACAAATTTCTGGGCTAAAAAATATGGCTGTCCCAAATATCCTTTGGCAGAAAAATAG